In Candidatus Woesearchaeota archaeon, a single window of DNA contains:
- a CDS encoding KamA family radical SAM protein, producing MARSLIRQELILVKEQETEGFSLWKEIMKNSINSADQLAAICKCPINAQELNEVIKKYPMRVNSYFLSLIKSKDDPIWKQCIPDKNELVNSEVMTEDPLCEERDSPVPGLTHRYPDRVLLLVSNQCATYCRFCTRKRKVGDPFKRITKEQIMKGIEYIKEHKEIRDVLLSGGDPLLLSDSYLEWILKEVRAISHVEIIRIGTRVPCTLPQRITPELCKMLKKYHPLFINTHFNHPSEITEESKAACEMLADTGIPLGNQSVLMKGINDDPAVMKELMHKLLMMRVKPYYIYQADLVKGTEHFRTKIKAGLDVIKALRGHTSGLAVPQYIIDAPGGGGKIPLLPEYVVSYADGKIVLRNYADKEYIYTEPNGC from the coding sequence ATGGCAAGGTCGTTGATAAGGCAGGAGCTAATTTTAGTGAAGGAGCAGGAAACTGAAGGGTTTTCTTTGTGGAAAGAGATAATGAAGAACAGCATTAACTCTGCTGATCAGCTGGCTGCAATATGCAAATGCCCGATAAATGCGCAGGAGCTGAACGAAGTTATTAAAAAATACCCAATGAGGGTGAATTCTTATTTCTTAAGCTTGATCAAGTCAAAAGATGACCCGATCTGGAAGCAGTGCATACCTGATAAGAACGAACTGGTTAACAGCGAAGTCATGACTGAAGATCCTCTCTGCGAGGAAAGGGACAGCCCGGTTCCAGGATTGACGCACCGCTATCCTGACAGAGTTTTGCTTCTTGTCTCAAACCAATGCGCAACTTACTGCAGGTTCTGCACAAGAAAAAGAAAAGTCGGCGATCCTTTCAAAAGAATAACAAAAGAGCAGATTATGAAAGGCATAGAGTATATCAAAGAGCATAAGGAAATAAGGGATGTTTTGTTGTCAGGAGGAGATCCTTTGCTGCTTTCAGACAGCTATTTGGAATGGATTTTGAAAGAAGTGAGAGCCATTTCTCATGTAGAAATTATAAGAATTGGCACAAGAGTGCCATGCACACTGCCGCAGAGAATAACGCCTGAGCTTTGCAAGATGCTTAAGAAATATCATCCGCTTTTCATTAACACGCATTTCAACCATCCTTCTGAAATCACAGAAGAAAGCAAAGCAGCATGCGAGATGCTTGCTGACACAGGGATTCCGCTTGGAAACCAAAGCGTACTGATGAAAGGCATCAATGATGATCCTGCTGTGATGAAAGAGCTGATGCACAAGCTTCTGATGATGAGAGTGAAGCCTTATTATATATATCAGGCAGACTTGGTCAAGGGGACAGAGCATTTCAGGACAAAGATCAAGGCAGGGCTTGATGTAATAAAGGCTTTGAGAGGGCATACATCAGGATTGGCAGTTCCGCAGTATATAATAGATGCGCCTGGCGGAGGCGGAAAGATACCTTTACTGCCAGAATACGTTGTTTCTTACGCTGACGGGAAGATCGTTCTAAGGAACTATGCTGATAAGGAGTACATCTATACCGAGCCGAATGGATGCTGA
- a CDS encoding AbrB/MazE/SpoVT family DNA-binding domain-containing protein has translation MEFRKLIGFGKNSYIISLPKAWVQKNKLKKGDPIYIEERDGDISLYPGIKEESDAKEITIDVDGKSIKEIKRELVPAYINNFTTIMLTGKELKKRAKQIRDLIHDLVALEIIEQTSEKIITKSFLNAKELSVKDLIRKMEIMTRAMISDSKSVISESSYENIRHRDDDVNRLYYLLLRILKYALNNPSLASNYFKMSSAAILDAWRIAYVLEEIADEAKRTARYLALVRLSNADKKSLIDLLSLVEDTYLNTMKAYYTDDRELIYRMARRKAEIIKQCDELYEHMWNKKYVPTVIEKFKFMAAATHNIGRIVYT, from the coding sequence ATGGAATTCAGGAAATTAATCGGATTCGGAAAGAACTCATACATAATCTCGCTGCCGAAAGCGTGGGTGCAGAAAAACAAGCTTAAGAAAGGCGATCCCATATATATTGAGGAGAGAGATGGCGATATAAGCTTATACCCTGGCATCAAAGAAGAGAGTGATGCAAAAGAAATCACAATAGATGTTGACGGAAAATCAATTAAAGAAATCAAGAGAGAGCTTGTTCCGGCATATATAAACAATTTCACAACCATAATGCTGACAGGCAAAGAGCTGAAAAAAAGGGCAAAGCAGATAAGGGACCTGATCCATGACCTGGTGGCGCTTGAAATAATCGAGCAGACATCCGAAAAGATCATCACAAAATCATTTCTGAATGCAAAAGAGCTTTCTGTAAAAGACCTCATCCGGAAAATGGAGATAATGACGAGGGCCATGATTTCAGATTCAAAATCAGTTATCAGCGAAAGCAGCTATGAAAACATCAGGCACCGCGATGATGATGTCAACCGCCTCTATTACCTCCTGCTCAGGATTCTGAAATATGCGCTGAATAACCCGTCGCTGGCTTCGAATTACTTTAAAATGTCATCTGCAGCCATACTTGATGCATGGAGAATAGCATATGTGCTTGAAGAAATTGCTGATGAGGCAAAAAGGACTGCAAGATACCTTGCGCTTGTAAGATTAAGCAATGCAGATAAAAAAAGCCTAATAGATCTGCTTTCTCTTGTTGAGGACACGTATCTTAATACTATGAAGGCATATTACACAGATGACAGAGAGCTTATTTACAGAATGGCACGCAGAAAGGCAGAGATCATAAAGCAGTGCGATGAATTATATGAGCATATGTGGAATAAAAAATACGTGCCGACTGTGATTGAGAAATTCAAGTTCATGGCTGCCGCAACCCATAATATTGGGAGAATAGTTTACACATGA
- a CDS encoding metallophosphoesterase family protein, with translation MMPKNNAIAVISDVHSNLEALESVLEDIDKHGIKDIYCLGDIVGYGASPNEVIELFKKYKIKSVRGNHDSAIVHEESFTDFKSYMDFNDHARNALKITKNLLTRESKKYLKNLKDFMVIDGVRFVHSSPPDSYKNYVYYTTSKYAFEKFDEDLCFIGHTHKPCAYVCKKIDEGLTLKFEDLNIENVNMEQILSLAFEKSERCIFNPGSVGQPRDGSVNAKYCILYNSENSDEKEIELKCVPYDINKAADKIRKIMNDDYLAERLYEGR, from the coding sequence ATGATGCCAAAAAACAATGCAATTGCAGTAATATCAGATGTTCACTCAAATCTGGAAGCTCTGGAATCCGTCTTGGAAGACATAGACAAGCACGGAATAAAAGATATATACTGCTTGGGTGACATAGTCGGCTACGGCGCATCTCCGAATGAAGTCATTGAGTTGTTCAAAAAATATAAAATAAAGTCTGTCAGGGGAAACCATGATTCTGCCATAGTTCATGAAGAATCATTCACGGATTTTAAATCGTATATGGATTTTAATGACCATGCTCGTAATGCTCTTAAAATAACGAAAAATTTGCTCACCAGAGAATCAAAAAAATATCTGAAAAACCTTAAAGACTTTATGGTTATTGATGGAGTTCGCTTTGTCCATAGCTCTCCTCCAGATTCGTATAAAAATTATGTCTATTACACTACAAGCAAATATGCTTTTGAAAAGTTTGATGAAGACCTGTGCTTTATTGGGCATACCCATAAGCCATGCGCATATGTTTGCAAGAAAATTGATGAAGGCTTGACTCTAAAGTTTGAAGATTTAAATATAGAAAATGTCAATATGGAGCAGATTTTATCTTTGGCTTTTGAAAAAAGCGAAAGGTGCATATTCAATCCAGGAAGCGTAGGCCAGCCAAGAGATGGATCAGTTAATGCAAAATACTGCATTCTTTACAATAGCGAAAACAGCGATGAAAAAGAAATAGAGCTTAAATGCGTTCCGTATGACATTAATAAAGCTGCTGACAAAATAAGAAAAATCATGAATGATGATTATCTTGCCGAAAGGCTTTATGAAGGCAGGTGA
- a CDS encoding D-alanine--D-alanine ligase: MNIALAYNQIKKKILKNKPVDAIAELDSKETIDALKEAIEKNGHDVILIEADENAYELLKNEKNEIDLVFNIAEGISGESRESYIPFMCEMLGIPYTGSAPSTLAICLNKARTKEILLHHNIATPKFQIFNGENEKLNENIAYPVILKLKDEGSKMGLTKSSVVGNDAELKKQLAYLFKTYSRPVMAEEFLAGREFTVGVIGNDNPITFPPVEVKFSEQLKESERVVLFQVDEPVIPLIKSVDKNFSNSKNYVDYASICPAEIPKELELKLKETALKAYRALRCRDWCRIDMRLDKKGKVNVLELNPIAGIDPSYWFPKAAKAAGLEYPLLIGKIIDYASERYGIKRAVVAE; this comes from the coding sequence ATGAATATTGCCCTGGCATACAATCAGATAAAGAAGAAAATACTGAAAAACAAGCCTGTAGATGCAATAGCTGAGCTTGACAGCAAAGAAACAATTGATGCCTTAAAGGAAGCTATTGAAAAAAACGGCCATGACGTTATCCTGATTGAAGCAGATGAAAATGCTTATGAGCTTCTGAAAAACGAGAAAAATGAGATTGATCTGGTTTTCAACATTGCTGAAGGTATTTCAGGCGAATCAAGGGAAAGCTACATTCCTTTTATGTGCGAAATGCTCGGCATCCCTTATACAGGCTCTGCCCCATCAACACTGGCAATCTGCCTGAACAAAGCTAGGACGAAAGAAATCCTGTTGCACCACAATATAGCAACTCCGAAATTCCAGATTTTTAATGGCGAGAATGAGAAATTAAATGAAAACATAGCTTATCCTGTTATTCTGAAATTAAAAGATGAAGGCTCAAAAATGGGCCTCACAAAAAGCTCTGTTGTCGGGAATGATGCTGAGCTTAAAAAACAATTGGCTTATCTTTTTAAAACTTACAGCAGGCCGGTCATGGCAGAGGAATTCCTTGCAGGAAGGGAATTCACAGTAGGCGTAATAGGAAATGACAATCCAATAACATTCCCTCCAGTTGAAGTAAAATTCAGCGAGCAATTGAAAGAAAGCGAAAGGGTTGTTCTTTTCCAGGTTGATGAGCCTGTTATTCCTTTGATCAAGTCTGTTGATAAAAATTTTTCAAACAGCAAAAACTATGTTGATTATGCTTCAATCTGCCCTGCTGAGATTCCGAAAGAGCTTGAGTTGAAATTAAAGGAAACTGCGCTAAAGGCGTACAGGGCATTAAGGTGCAGGGACTGGTGCAGGATAGACATGCGGCTTGATAAAAAAGGAAAAGTTAATGTCTTGGAATTGAACCCTATTGCAGGGATAGACCCGAGCTATTGGTTTCCGAAGGCTGCAAAGGCAGCTGGCCTGGAATATCCCCTCTTAATCGGGAAAATCATAGATTATGCATCTGAAAGATATGGGATAAAAAGAGCAGTTGTGGCAGAATGA
- a CDS encoding ATP-grasp domain-containing protein: protein MNREKNRKLTIALTYNKKRSPKEGEPEDLYAEFDTEQTINAIKNAIEGKGNDVILVEADEDAFLKLKDLKNKIGLVFNIAEGIRGDARESHIPAFCEMLNIPHTASSALTLAITLDKARTKEILSYSNIPTPKFQVFNDENEELNENLNFPLIIKPLREGSSKGIRNNNIVNSEKELRLKIKELIKNYSQPAIAEEFIEGREFTASVIENGSQKVLPLVEITFDYLPKHIKKIDSYEVKWIYDNPNSKIDPLVCPAKLDRETEDKIKKISLDAFNAIGCKDWCRIDIRLDKKGIPKVLEVNALPGIMPDPKENSRLPKAAYAAGMSYGQLINAIVDNAIERHNI from the coding sequence ATGAATCGTGAAAAAAATAGGAAATTAACAATCGCCTTAACATACAACAAAAAAAGAAGCCCAAAAGAAGGTGAGCCTGAAGATTTGTATGCGGAGTTTGATACAGAGCAGACGATCAATGCAATAAAAAATGCGATTGAAGGCAAAGGCAATGACGTAATTCTTGTTGAGGCTGATGAAGATGCATTCTTAAAACTAAAGGATTTGAAAAATAAAATAGGCCTTGTCTTCAATATTGCTGAAGGAATAAGAGGAGATGCCAGAGAATCGCACATTCCGGCATTCTGCGAGATGCTTAATATTCCGCATACTGCTTCAAGCGCTTTAACGCTCGCTATAACATTGGACAAGGCAAGGACAAAAGAAATTCTTTCTTACAGCAATATACCGACTCCAAAATTCCAGGTCTTCAATGATGAAAATGAGGAACTAAATGAAAATTTAAATTTCCCATTAATTATAAAGCCATTAAGAGAAGGCTCAAGCAAGGGAATCAGGAACAATAATATCGTGAATTCAGAAAAAGAGCTGAGACTAAAAATAAAAGAGCTGATTAAAAATTACAGTCAGCCCGCAATTGCCGAGGAATTCATTGAAGGAAGAGAGTTTACAGCCTCGGTAATTGAGAATGGAAGCCAAAAAGTCCTCCCTCTTGTTGAAATTACTTTTGATTATCTGCCAAAGCACATAAAGAAAATTGATTCTTATGAGGTGAAATGGATTTACGACAATCCAAACAGCAAGATCGATCCTCTGGTATGCCCTGCGAAGCTTGACAGGGAAACAGAAGACAAAATTAAAAAAATCTCATTAGATGCTTTCAATGCTATTGGCTGCAAGGACTGGTGCAGGATCGACATAAGGCTCGATAAAAAAGGAATTCCAAAAGTTTTGGAAGTGAATGCATTGCCCGGCATCATGCCCGACCCCAAGGAAAATTCAAGGCTGCCCAAGGCAGCATATGCAGCAGGAATGAGTTATGGTCAATTGATCAACGCAATAGTTGATAATGCGATAGAGAGGCACAACATATGA
- the gyrB gene encoding DNA topoisomerase (ATP-hydrolyzing) subunit B, whose protein sequence is MPEESYEAKDITVLGNVEAVRKRPSMYIGSTSSRGLHHLINEVVDNSVDEALVGHCTLIKVTIHADNRISVIDNGRGIPVDIHPKFNVSALQIVMTKLHAGGKFEKGAYKVSGGRHGVGVSVVNAEVYRDGKIYTQTYNKGKEINEVYVVGGTSERGTKITFLADKEIFTDIIYDYDVVATRLRELAFLNKGLKIVLNDERTSKQEIFCYEGGIMEFVKYINQNKAALHDVIYFSGEKNGTKLEIAMQYNNSYNEQVFSFVNDINTHEGGTHLIGFKTALTRVMNNFGEKFGLLKDIKLESDDAREGLAAVIALKIAEPQFEGQTKTKLGNSEVKGIVDSLVTTSLGNYLEEHPTVAKAIIEKSVLAAQAREAARKARELARRKSALDSGSLPGKLADCSNRDPAQCEVYIVEGDSAGGCFSGDAKIALTDDRNISFKELVEENAQGKEHYCYTIMDDGRIGVQKIENPRKTKINAEVIRILLDNDEEITCTPDHLFMLRDGIFKHAHELKTSDSLMPFKRQLSHKGKRITIEGYELVYSPNENRWIFTHMLADEYNLRNKVYTEMEGSHRHHKYFDKLNNDPTNICRLTKEEHMSLHSLLAKKILNTKEVREKLQALRQTPEFREKIRQKMLLMRDELSKRAKLQWENGEYKKYMVGKFLEFYNSNEEYRKKSKENLNKMQQEYWSSAENRVKQAERVDKFFKEHPEAKKALSGMAKKQWVNQPLIEWRRNKTKEQWTPDFRKKRRIAYNKTYYESTIKVLRQVYEKDKNVNSEEFERLRKELNDKNVLSYPTFLEHFFQNDEARLKEAVAGYNHKIKAIIPVQEKIDVYDIEVPGTHNFALASGVFVHNSAKQGRNREFQAILPLRGKILNVEKARMDKMLINNEIITIISAIGCGIGDEFDISKTRYHKIIIMTDADVDGAHIRTLLLTFFYRYMQPLIEAGYVYVAQPPLYRVQKGKQVNWVYNDERMNTLLNEIGKDGVAIQRYKGLGEMNPKQLWETTMDPDVRILKQVTIEDAVEADRIFSILMGEEVEPRRRFIEEHAREVVNLDV, encoded by the coding sequence ATGCCGGAAGAAAGCTACGAAGCCAAAGACATAACTGTACTGGGCAATGTTGAAGCAGTCAGGAAAAGGCCAAGCATGTACATTGGCTCTACCTCAAGCAGAGGACTGCATCATCTGATCAATGAGGTTGTTGACAATTCTGTGGATGAAGCCCTTGTCGGGCATTGCACTTTGATAAAAGTTACTATTCATGCTGATAATAGAATAAGTGTTATTGACAACGGCAGAGGAATTCCAGTTGACATCCATCCAAAGTTCAATGTCAGCGCGCTGCAGATTGTCATGACGAAGCTGCACGCCGGCGGCAAGTTCGAGAAAGGAGCTTATAAGGTTAGTGGCGGCCGGCATGGTGTCGGTGTATCTGTTGTTAATGCGGAGGTTTACAGGGATGGCAAGATATACACCCAGACTTACAATAAGGGCAAGGAGATAAATGAAGTGTATGTTGTAGGGGGCACATCAGAAAGAGGGACAAAAATAACCTTTTTAGCCGATAAAGAGATTTTTACGGATATAATCTATGATTATGATGTTGTTGCAACAAGGCTTAGAGAGCTGGCTTTTTTGAACAAGGGATTAAAGATTGTTTTAAATGACGAAAGAACCAGCAAGCAGGAGATATTCTGCTACGAAGGCGGCATTATGGAGTTTGTCAAATATATCAACCAGAACAAGGCAGCGCTGCATGATGTTATCTATTTCAGCGGAGAAAAGAACGGCACAAAGCTCGAGATAGCAATGCAGTACAACAACAGCTATAATGAGCAGGTATTCTCTTTTGTCAACGACATCAATACGCATGAAGGCGGAACTCATTTGATCGGATTCAAGACAGCATTGACAAGGGTGATGAATAATTTCGGTGAGAAATTCGGGCTTTTAAAAGATATAAAGCTTGAAAGCGATGACGCAAGGGAAGGACTTGCAGCGGTTATCGCATTAAAAATAGCAGAGCCGCAGTTTGAAGGCCAAACAAAGACAAAGCTCGGCAATTCTGAGGTAAAAGGAATAGTTGATTCTTTGGTTACAACATCGCTTGGCAATTATCTTGAAGAACATCCGACAGTTGCAAAAGCAATAATTGAAAAATCTGTTTTAGCTGCTCAGGCAAGAGAGGCTGCAAGAAAAGCACGTGAGCTGGCTAGAAGAAAAAGCGCGCTTGATTCCGGATCATTGCCAGGCAAGCTGGCTGACTGCTCTAATCGCGACCCTGCGCAATGCGAGGTATATATTGTGGAAGGCGACAGTGCTGGAGGTTGTTTTTCAGGAGATGCAAAAATAGCACTAACTGATGATAGAAATATTTCTTTTAAAGAATTGGTTGAGGAGAACGCACAAGGAAAGGAGCATTATTGTTATACAATTATGGATGATGGCAGAATCGGGGTACAAAAAATTGAAAATCCTAGAAAAACAAAAATAAATGCAGAAGTTATCAGGATATTGCTTGACAACGATGAAGAAATAACCTGCACCCCCGACCACCTGTTTATGCTACGTGATGGAATATTCAAACACGCACATGAATTAAAAACATCTGATTCGCTAATGCCTTTCAAACGACAGCTTTCACACAAAGGGAAACGGATAACAATTGAAGGCTATGAGCTCGTATACAGCCCGAATGAGAACAGATGGATTTTTACGCATATGTTGGCAGACGAATATAATTTAAGGAATAAAGTATATACTGAAATGGAAGGATCACACCGGCATCATAAATATTTTGATAAGCTAAATAATGACCCGACAAATATTTGCAGGCTTACAAAAGAAGAGCATATGTCACTGCATTCTTTGTTAGCAAAAAAAATACTGAATACAAAAGAGGTCAGGGAAAAACTTCAGGCATTAAGGCAAACTCCTGAGTTCAGAGAAAAAATACGGCAAAAAATGCTGCTCATGCGAGATGAGTTAAGCAAACGTGCAAAGCTGCAGTGGGAAAATGGAGAGTATAAAAAGTACATGGTTGGGAAGTTTTTAGAATTTTATAATTCAAATGAGGAGTACAGGAAAAAATCTAAAGAAAATTTAAATAAAATGCAGCAGGAATACTGGTCTTCAGCAGAAAACCGAGTAAAACAAGCTGAACGTGTTGATAAGTTCTTTAAAGAGCATCCTGAAGCTAAAAAAGCGCTTTCTGGAATGGCAAAGAAGCAATGGGTAAACCAACCTTTAATAGAATGGAGAAGAAATAAGACAAAAGAGCAGTGGACTCCTGATTTCAGGAAAAAACGCAGAATAGCTTATAATAAAACATATTATGAAAGCACTATAAAGGTTCTTAGACAAGTTTACGAAAAAGATAAAAACGTCAATTCAGAAGAATTTGAAAGATTAAGGAAGGAATTAAATGATAAAAATGTATTATCCTATCCGACTTTCCTTGAGCATTTTTTCCAGAACGATGAAGCAAGGCTTAAAGAAGCTGTTGCGGGATATAACCATAAAATAAAAGCAATTATTCCAGTACAGGAAAAAATAGACGTGTATGACATTGAAGTTCCTGGGACTCATAACTTTGCACTTGCATCAGGAGTGTTTGTCCATAATAGCGCAAAACAGGGAAGGAACAGGGAATTCCAGGCAATACTTCCTTTAAGAGGAAAGATCCTTAATGTTGAAAAAGCGAGAATGGACAAGATGCTGATCAATAATGAGATTATCACAATAATAAGCGCAATCGGCTGCGGAATAGGAGATGAATTTGACATTTCAAAAACAAGATACCATAAAATAATCATAATGACTGATGCAGATGTTGACGGCGCTCATATCAGGACATTGCTTTTGACTTTCTTTTACAGGTACATGCAGCCTTTGATTGAAGCAGGCTATGTTTATGTTGCCCAGCCGCCTTTGTACAGGGTGCAGAAAGGCAAGCAGGTCAACTGGGTTTACAATGACGAGAGGATGAACACTCTGCTTAATGAGATCGGAAAAGATGGAGTTGCAATACAAAGGTATAAGGGCCTTGGCGAGATGAATCCAAAGCAGCTCTGGGAAACAACAATGGATCCCGATGTCAGGATTTTGAAGCAGGTCACAATAGAAGATGCTGTTGAGGCAGACAGGATATTCTCGATCTTGATGGGTGAGGAAGTGGAGCCTAGGAGAAGGTTCATAGAAGAGCATGCAAGAGAAGTTGTTAATTTGGATGTTTGA
- a CDS encoding tryptophan-rich sensory protein — protein sequence MKIKNNYKLIFSIIICQLAGLIGSFFTASSVDTWYAALEKPGFNPPNWIFGPVWVALFLLMGISLYLVWEKGIKAKGAKIALIFFGIQLLLNMVWSIIFFGLRSPLYASIEIIILWLAILLTIIKFYKISKPAAYLLVPYILWVSFAVALNISIVFINM from the coding sequence ATGAAAATAAAAAATAACTATAAGTTAATATTTTCAATCATAATCTGCCAATTGGCCGGATTGATCGGATCATTCTTTACAGCGTCATCTGTTGACACATGGTATGCCGCATTAGAGAAGCCAGGCTTTAATCCGCCAAACTGGATCTTCGGGCCTGTGTGGGTTGCATTATTTCTTTTGATGGGCATTTCGCTGTATTTGGTGTGGGAGAAAGGGATCAAAGCAAAAGGTGCTAAGATCGCATTGATATTTTTTGGAATCCAGCTTTTGCTTAATATGGTGTGGTCAATTATCTTCTTCGGGTTAAGGTCTCCATTATATGCTTCAATAGAAATAATAATTTTGTGGCTGGCAATCCTGCTCACAATCATAAAGTTTTACAAGATCTCAAAGCCGGCAGCCTATCTTCTTGTTCCGTATATTCTGTGGGTGAGTTTTGCAGTTGCGCTTAATATTTCAATAGTTTTTATTAATATGTAA